Proteins encoded by one window of Dryocola sp. LX212:
- the nusA gene encoding transcription termination factor NusA, with protein MNKEILAVVEAVSNEKSLPREKIFEALESALATATKKKYEQEIDVRVSIDRKSGDFDTFRRWVIVEEVTQPTREITLDAAQFEDPALNVGEYVEDQIESVTFDRITTQTAKQVIVQKVREAERAMVVDQFREHEGEIITGVVKKVNRDNISLDLGNNAEAVIIREDMLPRENFRPGDRIRGVLYAVRPEARGAQLFVSRSKPEMLIELFRIEVPEIGEEVIEIKAAARDPGSRAKIAVKTNDKRIDPVGACVGMRGARVQAVSTELGGERIDIVLWDDNPAQFVINAMAPADVASIVVDEDKHTMDIAVEAGNLAQAIGRNGQNVRLAAQLSGWELNVMTVDDLQAKHQAEAHAAIDTFTKYLDIDEDFATVLVEEGFSSLEELAYVPVKELLEVDGLDEDTVEALRERAKNALTTLALAQEESLGDSKPQEDLLNLEGMDRTLAFKLAARGVSSLEDLAEQGVDDLSDIEGLSNEKAGELIMAARNICWFGDEA; from the coding sequence ATGAACAAAGAAATTTTGGCTGTTGTAGAAGCAGTTTCCAACGAAAAGTCTCTTCCGCGCGAAAAGATTTTTGAAGCACTGGAAAGTGCGCTGGCAACAGCGACGAAGAAAAAATACGAGCAAGAGATCGACGTGCGTGTAAGCATCGATCGTAAAAGTGGTGACTTTGATACTTTCCGCCGCTGGGTCATTGTCGAAGAAGTGACACAGCCGACGCGTGAAATCACCCTTGATGCCGCTCAATTCGAAGATCCGGCGCTGAACGTGGGCGAGTACGTAGAAGACCAGATTGAATCTGTAACCTTTGACCGTATCACCACGCAAACCGCAAAACAGGTTATCGTACAAAAAGTTCGTGAAGCTGAACGTGCGATGGTTGTCGATCAGTTCCGTGAGCATGAAGGTGAGATCATCACCGGCGTGGTTAAGAAAGTTAACCGTGACAATATTTCTCTGGATTTGGGCAATAACGCGGAAGCCGTCATCATTCGTGAAGACATGCTGCCACGTGAAAACTTCCGTCCAGGCGACCGTATTCGCGGTGTGCTGTATGCCGTACGCCCTGAAGCGCGCGGCGCGCAGCTGTTCGTTAGCCGTTCCAAACCGGAAATGCTGATCGAACTGTTCCGCATCGAAGTGCCAGAAATCGGCGAAGAAGTCATTGAAATCAAGGCCGCAGCCCGCGATCCGGGTTCTCGTGCGAAAATTGCCGTGAAGACCAATGACAAACGTATCGATCCGGTTGGTGCTTGCGTTGGTATGCGTGGTGCACGCGTACAGGCAGTATCCACTGAACTGGGTGGCGAGCGTATTGATATCGTGCTGTGGGATGACAACCCGGCGCAGTTTGTTATCAATGCCATGGCCCCGGCAGATGTGGCTTCCATTGTGGTTGACGAAGACAAACACACGATGGATATCGCGGTAGAGGCAGGAAATCTGGCGCAGGCGATTGGCCGTAACGGTCAAAACGTGCGTCTGGCAGCGCAGCTGAGCGGCTGGGAACTCAACGTCATGACCGTTGATGACCTGCAGGCTAAGCACCAGGCTGAAGCGCATGCCGCCATTGATACCTTTACCAAGTACCTCGACATTGACGAGGATTTTGCCACCGTGTTGGTTGAAGAAGGCTTCTCAAGCCTTGAAGAGCTGGCTTATGTGCCGGTGAAAGAGCTGTTAGAAGTTGACGGCCTTGATGAAGACACAGTGGAAGCATTACGCGAACGCGCTAAAAACGCCCTCACTACGCTGGCCCTTGCTCAGGAAGAAAGCCTTGGCGATAGCAAACCTCAAGAGGATCTTCTGAACCTCGAAGGTATGGATCGCACGCTGGCATTCAAACTGGCTGCACGTGGTGTGAGCTCGCTGGAAGACCTGGCTGAGCAAGGTGTTGATGACCTGTCAGATATTGAAGGATTGAGCAACGAGAAGGCCGGTGAATTGATTATGGCTGCTCGAAATATCTGCTGGTTCGGCGACGAAGCGTAA
- the rimP gene encoding ribosome maturation factor RimP: protein MSTLEQKLTEMITAPVEALGYELVGIEFVRGRQSTLRIYIDSEDGINVDDCADVSHQVSAVLDVEDPVTVAYNLEVSSPGLDRPMFIAEHYVRYTGEEVSIVLRMAVQNRRKWQGIIKAVEGEMITVTVEGKDEVFALSNIQKANLVPHF from the coding sequence TTGTCCACATTAGAGCAAAAATTAACAGAGATGATTACAGCACCCGTCGAAGCACTGGGCTATGAACTGGTGGGTATCGAATTCGTTCGAGGTCGCCAATCTACGCTGCGCATCTATATTGATAGTGAAGACGGCATCAATGTTGATGATTGCGCTGATGTCAGTCACCAGGTCAGTGCAGTGCTGGATGTCGAAGATCCGGTCACTGTGGCCTATAACCTGGAAGTTTCCTCACCTGGTCTCGATCGCCCAATGTTCATTGCAGAACATTACGTTCGCTATACTGGCGAAGAAGTGAGCATTGTGTTGCGTATGGCCGTGCAGAACCGTCGCAAATGGCAGGGTATTATTAAAGCCGTCGAGGGTGAGATGATCACGGTCACGGTCGAAGGTAAAGACGAAGTGTTCGCGCTGAGCAACATCCAGAAAGCGAACCTGGTACCCCACTTTTAA
- the secG gene encoding preprotein translocase subunit SecG yields the protein MYEALLVVFLIVALGLVGLIMLQQGKGADMGASFGAGASGTLFGSSGSGNFMTRMTGVLATLFFIISLVLGNINSNKTSKGSEWENLSQPAKSEQTTPAAPTRPTSDIPQ from the coding sequence ATGTACGAAGCTCTTTTAGTAGTTTTCCTTATTGTAGCTCTGGGCCTTGTAGGTCTCATTATGCTGCAGCAAGGTAAAGGCGCTGATATGGGAGCCTCCTTCGGAGCAGGCGCTTCCGGAACACTGTTCGGTTCAAGTGGTTCTGGTAACTTCATGACCCGTATGACTGGCGTGCTGGCAACGTTGTTCTTCATCATCAGCCTGGTGCTGGGAAATATCAACAGCAACAAAACCAGTAAAGGAAGTGAGTGGGAGAATTTGAGTCAGCCAGCGAAATCTGAGCAGACCACGCCAGCGGCACCTACCAGGCCAACCAGCGATATCCCACAGTAA
- the glmM gene encoding phosphoglucosamine mutase — MSNRKYFGTDGIRGRVGDSPITPDFVLKLGWAAGKVLARHGSRKIIIGKDTRISGYMLESALEAGLAAAGLSASFTGPMPTPAVAYLTRAFRAEAGIVISASHNPFYDNGIKFFSIDGTKLPDDVEEAIEAEMEKEITCVDSAELGKASRIVDAAGRYIEFCKGTFPNELSLNGLKIVVDCANGATYHIAPNVLRELGAKVIAVGCEPDGLNINEKCGATDVRMLQERVLAEKADIGIAFDGDGDRVIMVDHQGLKVDGDQILYIIAREGLRQGQLRGGAVGTLMSNMGLELALKQLGIPFTRAKVGDRYVLEKLQEKGWRIGAENSGHIILLDKTTTGDGIVAALQVLTAMVRNHMSLHDLCSGMKLFPQILVNVRFTAGSGDPLEHDSVKKVTAEVEEALGGRGRVLLRKSGTEPLIRVMVEGEDHDQVTDYANRIADAVKAV, encoded by the coding sequence ATGAGTAACCGTAAATATTTTGGCACCGATGGCATTCGTGGCCGCGTGGGCGACAGCCCAATCACGCCTGATTTCGTTTTGAAGCTTGGCTGGGCCGCCGGTAAAGTGCTGGCTCGCCACGGCTCTCGTAAAATTATTATCGGTAAAGACACGCGTATTTCTGGCTATATGCTTGAGTCGGCCCTTGAGGCTGGCCTGGCGGCTGCGGGTCTGTCTGCCTCTTTCACCGGCCCGATGCCAACGCCAGCAGTGGCTTATCTGACTCGCGCTTTCCGTGCCGAAGCCGGTATCGTCATTTCTGCTTCCCATAACCCGTTCTACGATAACGGGATCAAATTCTTCTCTATCGACGGGACTAAGCTGCCGGACGACGTGGAAGAAGCTATCGAAGCGGAAATGGAAAAAGAGATTACCTGTGTGGATTCCGCTGAACTGGGTAAGGCAAGCCGTATCGTTGATGCTGCGGGTCGCTATATCGAGTTCTGCAAAGGGACTTTCCCGAATGAACTTAGCCTGAACGGGCTGAAAATCGTTGTGGACTGCGCCAACGGAGCGACCTACCACATTGCACCGAACGTGCTGCGTGAACTGGGTGCGAAGGTTATTGCCGTTGGCTGCGAGCCGGACGGTCTGAACATCAACGAAAAATGCGGCGCAACGGACGTTCGTATGTTGCAGGAGAGGGTGCTGGCTGAGAAAGCCGACATCGGTATCGCGTTTGACGGCGACGGTGACCGAGTGATCATGGTTGACCATCAGGGCCTGAAAGTAGATGGCGATCAGATCCTTTACATCATTGCTCGTGAAGGACTGCGCCAGGGCCAGCTGCGCGGCGGTGCCGTCGGCACGCTGATGAGCAACATGGGGTTGGAATTAGCACTCAAACAGCTCGGCATTCCGTTCACTCGGGCAAAAGTGGGCGACCGCTATGTGCTGGAAAAACTTCAGGAGAAAGGCTGGAGAATCGGTGCGGAAAATTCCGGTCATATTATCCTGCTGGACAAAACTACCACCGGTGACGGTATTGTCGCTGCGCTGCAAGTGCTCACTGCGATGGTGCGCAACCATATGAGCCTGCACGATCTGTGCAGCGGCATGAAATTATTCCCGCAGATTCTGGTCAACGTCCGCTTTACGGCGGGCAGCGGCGATCCGCTCGAGCACGACAGCGTCAAAAAAGTGACGGCTGAAGTGGAAGAGGCACTGGGAGGTCGTGGACGCGTACTGCTGCGTAAATCTGGTACAGAACCTTTAATTCGTGTGATGGTTGAAGGCGAGGATCACGATCAGGTCACGGATTATGCCAACCGTATTGCTGATGCGGTGAAAGCGGTTTAA
- the folP gene encoding dihydropteroate synthase: protein MKLNAQGTTLDLSHPHVMGILNVTPDSFSDGGKHNSLIEAVKHANGMINAGATIIDIGGESTRPGALEVSVEDELARVIPVVEAIAQRFEVWISVDTSKAEVIRESARVGAHIINDIRSLQEPGALEAAAETGLPVCLMHMQGEPKSMQHSPQYKDVFADVDRFFVEQIARCEAAGIPKEKLLLDPGFGFGKNLSHNYQLLARLSAFHHFGLPLLVGMSRKSMVGQLLNVGPDQRLSGSLSCAVIAAMQGAHIIRVHDVKETVEAMRVVEATLSAKENKRYE, encoded by the coding sequence ATGAAACTCAACGCTCAGGGCACTACGCTCGACCTCTCTCATCCTCATGTCATGGGGATTTTAAACGTCACCCCCGATTCGTTTTCCGACGGCGGGAAGCATAACTCGCTGATTGAGGCGGTTAAGCATGCCAACGGGATGATTAACGCAGGGGCGACAATAATTGATATTGGCGGAGAGTCGACGCGGCCCGGCGCCCTTGAAGTGAGCGTTGAGGATGAATTAGCCCGTGTTATCCCGGTGGTCGAGGCCATTGCCCAGCGCTTTGAGGTCTGGATCTCAGTGGATACTTCTAAAGCAGAAGTGATTCGTGAGTCTGCGCGAGTGGGCGCTCACATCATCAATGATATCCGTTCCCTGCAGGAGCCCGGCGCGCTTGAAGCAGCCGCAGAAACAGGGTTGCCGGTTTGCCTGATGCATATGCAGGGCGAGCCAAAGAGCATGCAGCACTCTCCGCAGTACAAAGATGTCTTTGCCGATGTCGATCGCTTCTTTGTTGAGCAAATAGCACGCTGCGAAGCGGCAGGTATCCCAAAAGAAAAATTGTTGCTCGACCCGGGCTTCGGTTTCGGTAAAAATCTCAGCCATAATTACCAGCTTCTTGCCCGACTTTCAGCATTCCATCACTTCGGCCTACCGCTGTTGGTTGGAATGTCGCGGAAATCAATGGTTGGCCAGCTGCTTAACGTCGGGCCCGATCAGCGCCTGAGCGGCAGTTTATCCTGCGCGGTCATTGCCGCAATGCAGGGGGCGCACATCATTCGAGTACACGATGTGAAAGAGACCGTAGAAGCCATGCGCGTGGTCGAGGCCACACTTTCAGCGAAGGAAAACAAACGCTATGAGTAA
- the ftsH gene encoding ATP-dependent zinc metalloprotease FtsH has protein sequence MAKNLILWLVIAVVLMSVFQSFGPSESNGRRVDYSTFLSEVNQDQVREASINGREIKVTKKDSNRYTTYIPVNDPKLLDNLLTKNVKVVGEPPEEPSLLASIFISWFPMLLLIGVWIFFMRQMQGGGGKGAMSFGKSKARMLTEDQIKTTFADVAGCDEAKEEVAELVEYLREPSRFQKLGGKIPKGVLMVGPPGTGKTLLAKAIAGEAKVPFFTISGSDFVEMFVGVGASRVRDMFEQAKKAAPCIIFIDEIDAVGRQRGAGLGGGHDEREQTLNQMLVEMDGFEGNEGIIVIAATNRPDVLDPALLRPGRFDRQVVVGLPDVRGREQILKVHMRRVPLAPDIDAAIIARGTPGFSGADLANLVNEAALFAARGNKRVVSMVEFEKAKDKIMMGAERRSMVMTEAQKESTAYHEAGHAIIGRLVPEHDPVHKVTIIPRGRALGVTFFLPEGDAISASRQKLESQISTLYGGRLAEEIIYGAEHVSTGASNDIKVATSIARNMVTQWGFSEKLGPLLYAEEEGEVFLGRSVAKAKHMSDETARIIDQEVKLLIERNYARARQLLNENMDILHTMKDALMKYETIDAPQIDDLMARRDVRPPAGWEDSSNGSNNSDNNGTPRAPRPVDEPRTPNPGNTMSEQLGDK, from the coding sequence ATGGCGAAAAACCTAATACTCTGGCTGGTCATCGCGGTTGTGCTGATGTCTGTGTTCCAGAGCTTTGGGCCCAGCGAGTCAAACGGCCGTAGGGTGGATTACTCCACTTTCCTGTCTGAAGTGAACCAGGACCAGGTTCGTGAAGCGAGTATCAATGGACGTGAAATCAAAGTTACCAAGAAAGATAGTAACCGATACACGACTTACATCCCCGTTAACGATCCCAAGCTGCTTGATAATCTGCTGACCAAGAATGTGAAAGTAGTAGGCGAACCGCCTGAAGAGCCGAGCTTACTGGCTTCTATCTTTATTTCCTGGTTCCCAATGCTGTTGTTGATTGGGGTCTGGATCTTCTTTATGCGCCAAATGCAGGGCGGGGGTGGCAAAGGTGCCATGTCGTTCGGCAAGAGCAAGGCGCGTATGCTCACTGAAGACCAAATCAAAACCACTTTCGCTGACGTTGCAGGCTGTGACGAAGCAAAAGAAGAGGTTGCTGAGCTGGTTGAGTACCTTCGTGAGCCGAGCCGCTTCCAGAAACTGGGCGGTAAAATCCCGAAAGGCGTGCTGATGGTTGGCCCTCCGGGTACCGGTAAAACCCTGCTGGCGAAAGCCATCGCGGGTGAAGCGAAAGTGCCGTTCTTTACCATTTCTGGTTCTGACTTCGTTGAAATGTTCGTGGGTGTGGGCGCATCTCGTGTGCGTGACATGTTCGAACAGGCCAAGAAAGCCGCACCGTGCATCATCTTTATCGATGAAATCGACGCCGTAGGCCGCCAGCGTGGCGCAGGTCTGGGCGGCGGTCACGATGAACGTGAGCAGACGCTGAACCAGATGCTGGTTGAGATGGACGGCTTTGAAGGCAACGAAGGCATTATCGTTATCGCCGCGACTAACCGTCCGGACGTACTCGACCCAGCGCTGCTGCGTCCAGGCCGTTTCGACCGTCAGGTTGTGGTTGGTCTGCCAGACGTTCGTGGCCGTGAGCAAATCCTGAAGGTGCATATGCGCCGTGTGCCGTTGGCACCAGATATCGATGCAGCAATCATTGCTCGCGGTACGCCAGGCTTCTCCGGTGCTGACCTCGCAAACCTTGTGAACGAAGCTGCGCTGTTTGCCGCACGTGGCAATAAGCGTGTGGTATCGATGGTTGAATTCGAAAAAGCGAAAGACAAAATCATGATGGGTGCGGAACGTCGCTCCATGGTGATGACGGAAGCGCAGAAAGAATCCACCGCCTACCACGAAGCGGGACACGCGATTATTGGCCGCCTCGTACCTGAGCACGATCCGGTACACAAAGTGACCATTATTCCTCGTGGCCGTGCGCTTGGCGTAACGTTCTTCCTGCCTGAAGGTGACGCGATTAGCGCCAGCCGTCAGAAGCTGGAAAGCCAGATTTCTACGCTGTACGGCGGTCGTCTTGCAGAAGAGATCATCTATGGTGCGGAACATGTTTCTACCGGTGCGTCTAACGACATTAAAGTCGCGACTTCCATCGCTCGTAACATGGTTACCCAGTGGGGCTTCTCTGAAAAACTCGGTCCGCTGCTCTACGCGGAAGAAGAGGGTGAAGTCTTCCTGGGTCGTTCAGTCGCGAAAGCGAAGCATATGTCCGATGAAACAGCTCGTATCATCGATCAGGAAGTTAAGCTGCTTATCGAGCGTAACTATGCTCGTGCACGTCAGCTGCTGAACGAGAACATGGACATCCTGCACACTATGAAAGACGCGCTGATGAAGTACGAAACCATCGATGCGCCGCAGATCGACGATCTGATGGCACGCCGTGATGTTCGTCCGCCAGCGGGTTGGGAAGACTCCAGCAACGGCAGTAATAACTCTGATAACAACGGTACACCTCGTGCGCCGCGTCCGGTCGATGAACCGCGTACGCCAAACCCAGGTAATACCATGTCAGAACAGCTGGGCGACAAGTAA
- the rlmE gene encoding 23S rRNA (uridine(2552)-2'-O)-methyltransferase RlmE, translating into MTGKKRSASSSRWLQEHFSDKYVLQAQKKGLRSRAWFKLDEIQQSDKLFKPGMTVVDLGAAPGGWSQYVVTEIGNQGRIIACDLLPMDPIVGVDFLQGDFRDELVVKALLERVGDSKVQVVMSDMAPNMSGTPAVDIPRAMYLVELALEMCRDVLAPGGSFVVKVFQGEGFDEYLREIRSLFTKVKVRKPDSSRARSREVYIVATGRKV; encoded by the coding sequence ATGACAGGTAAAAAGCGTTCTGCCAGCTCCAGTCGCTGGCTGCAGGAACACTTTAGCGATAAATATGTACTTCAGGCACAGAAAAAGGGGTTGCGTTCCCGTGCCTGGTTTAAACTTGATGAAATACAGCAAAGTGACAAACTTTTTAAGCCAGGAATGACGGTTGTCGATCTTGGCGCTGCTCCCGGAGGGTGGTCGCAGTACGTTGTGACAGAAATCGGGAATCAAGGGCGAATCATTGCTTGCGATCTTTTACCAATGGATCCTATCGTTGGTGTGGATTTCCTTCAGGGCGATTTTCGTGATGAATTAGTCGTTAAGGCCCTGTTGGAACGTGTTGGTGACAGTAAAGTTCAGGTTGTCATGTCAGATATGGCACCAAACATGAGCGGGACACCGGCAGTCGATATCCCACGCGCTATGTATTTAGTAGAACTGGCACTCGAAATGTGTCGTGATGTTCTGGCGCCGGGCGGAAGTTTTGTAGTGAAAGTGTTTCAGGGCGAAGGTTTCGATGAATACCTGCGGGAAATTCGCTCCCTGTTTACGAAGGTTAAAGTTCGTAAGCCGGACTCTTCTCGTGCCCGCTCACGTGAAGTGTACATTGTAGCGACCGGGCGCAAAGTATAG
- the yhbY gene encoding ribosome assembly RNA-binding protein YhbY: MNLSTKQKQHLKGLAHPLKPVVMLGNNGLTEGVLAEIEQALEHHELIKVKVATEDRETKTLIVDAIVRETGACNVQVIGKTLVLYRPSKERKISLPK; the protein is encoded by the coding sequence ATGAATCTGAGTACTAAACAAAAACAGCACCTGAAAGGTCTTGCTCATCCACTCAAGCCAGTAGTCATGCTGGGCAACAATGGTTTGACCGAAGGGGTACTGGCCGAGATTGAACAAGCACTTGAGCACCATGAGTTAATCAAGGTCAAAGTCGCAACAGAAGACCGTGAGACAAAGACACTGATTGTGGATGCTATTGTGCGGGAAACCGGCGCCTGTAATGTACAGGTCATCGGTAAAACGCTGGTGCTTTATCGCCCATCCAAAGAGCGTAAGATTTCTCTGCCAAAATAA
- the greA gene encoding transcription elongation factor GreA: MQPIPMTLRGAERLREELDFLKSVRRPEIIAAIADAREHGDLKENAEYHAAREQQGFCEGRIQDIEAKLSNAQVIDVTKMPNNGRVIFGATVTVLNLESDEELTYRIVGDDEADFKQNLISVNSPIARGLVGKEQDDVVVIRTPGGDVEFEVLKVEYL, encoded by the coding sequence ATGCAACCTATTCCGATGACGCTACGTGGCGCTGAAAGATTACGTGAAGAGCTGGACTTTCTGAAGTCCGTTCGCCGCCCGGAAATTATTGCCGCGATTGCTGATGCACGCGAGCATGGTGACCTGAAAGAGAACGCAGAGTATCACGCAGCGCGTGAACAGCAGGGTTTCTGCGAAGGTCGTATCCAGGATATCGAAGCCAAATTATCGAACGCTCAGGTTATTGACGTTACCAAAATGCCGAACAATGGCCGCGTCATTTTTGGCGCAACGGTAACCGTTTTGAATCTTGAGAGTGATGAAGAGCTAACTTATCGCATCGTTGGCGATGATGAAGCTGATTTTAAACAGAATTTAATTTCTGTTAACTCGCCTATCGCCCGCGGTCTGGTGGGTAAGGAACAGGACGATGTGGTGGTCATTCGTACGCCTGGCGGCGATGTCGAATTCGAAGTCCTGAAAGTCGAGTATTTATAA
- the dacB gene encoding serine-type D-Ala-D-Ala carboxypeptidase, with the protein MRFFRFVIGLTSAVVLNVQAANVEEYTSQLPAGANLALMVQKVGAHTPSIDYHSQQMALPASTQKVITALAALLQLGADFRFTTTLESHGQIANGVLNGDLIARFGGDPTLKRQDIRNMVAVLKKSGVQQIQGNVLIDTSVFASHDKAPGWPWNDMTQCFSAPPAAAIVDRNCFSVSLYSAPKPDDLAFIRVASYYPVLMASQVRTLAKGSPDAQYCELDVVPGDLNRFTLTGCMTQRADPLPLAFAIQDGASYAGAILKAELKEAGITYTGTLLRQTLVNTPGTVIASKHSAPLHDLLKIMLKKSDNMIADTVFRTIGHNRFGVPGTWRAGSDAVRQILSQKAGVNLGNTIVVDGSGLSRHNLISPATMMQVLQYIAQNDSQLNFISMLPLAGYDGSLQYRAGLHQAGVDGKVSAKTGSLQGVYNLAGFITTASGQRMAFVQYLSGYAVEPADQRNRRIPLVRFESRLYKDIYQNN; encoded by the coding sequence ATGCGATTTTTTAGATTTGTCATTGGATTGACCAGTGCAGTGGTATTGAACGTTCAGGCCGCTAACGTTGAAGAGTACACCTCCCAGTTACCTGCGGGGGCAAATCTGGCGCTTATGGTGCAAAAGGTCGGTGCACATACCCCGTCGATTGACTATCACAGTCAGCAGATGGCGCTGCCCGCCAGTACCCAGAAGGTGATTACCGCACTGGCTGCCCTGCTGCAGCTGGGGGCTGATTTTCGCTTTACCACCACCCTGGAAAGCCACGGGCAGATCGCGAACGGAGTGCTTAACGGCGATCTCATCGCGAGGTTTGGCGGCGACCCGACGTTAAAGCGTCAGGACATCCGTAATATGGTGGCGGTGCTTAAAAAATCCGGCGTCCAGCAGATTCAGGGGAACGTGCTAATCGACACCTCGGTGTTTGCCAGCCACGACAAAGCCCCCGGCTGGCCCTGGAACGACATGACCCAGTGCTTCAGCGCACCTCCTGCAGCGGCCATTGTCGACCGCAACTGTTTCTCCGTTTCGCTCTACAGCGCACCGAAACCAGACGATTTGGCCTTCATCCGCGTCGCTTCATATTATCCCGTGCTGATGGCAAGCCAGGTCCGAACCCTCGCGAAGGGCTCACCGGATGCTCAGTATTGCGAGCTGGATGTCGTGCCGGGCGACCTTAACCGCTTCACGCTTACCGGTTGTATGACGCAACGCGCAGACCCGCTGCCGCTGGCATTCGCCATTCAGGACGGTGCGAGCTATGCGGGGGCAATTCTGAAGGCCGAGCTAAAAGAAGCGGGCATCACCTACACGGGTACCCTGCTTCGCCAGACTCTGGTCAACACGCCGGGCACCGTTATCGCCAGTAAACATTCAGCCCCTCTGCATGATTTGCTAAAAATCATGCTCAAAAAATCGGACAACATGATCGCCGACACCGTCTTCCGGACGATTGGTCATAACCGGTTTGGCGTACCTGGAACCTGGCGCGCAGGCTCAGACGCTGTGCGTCAAATTCTCAGCCAAAAGGCGGGGGTCAATTTAGGTAACACTATTGTGGTGGACGGCTCAGGCTTATCCCGCCATAACTTGATTTCACCGGCTACCATGATGCAAGTGCTGCAATACATTGCGCAAAATGACAGCCAGCTAAACTTTATTTCTATGCTGCCGCTTGCGGGCTATGACGGCTCTTTACAGTATCGCGCTGGCCTTCATCAGGCGGGCGTCGACGGTAAAGTTTCCGCGAAAACAGGCTCGCTGCAGGGGGTATATAACCTTGCAGGCTTTATTACCACCGCCAGCGGACAGCGCATGGCCTTCGTGCAGTATTTATCCGGCTACGCCGTAGAGCCCGCCGATCAACGTAACCGACGTATCCCGCTAGTGCGCTTTGAAAGCCGCCTCTATAAGGATATTTACCAGAATAACTAA
- the pmrA gene encoding two-component system response regulator PmrA — MKLLIVEDDLLLQEGLAQALGNEGYALDCAATAAQADALIKSGEYSLIILDLGLPDKDGATLLSQWRRRGVSNPVLILTARDALEDRVKGLDSGADDYLVKPFALAELQARARALIRRYQGQSDNLIQHDDLTLNLQTQQVLLQDQPLEITPKEFALLTRLMMRIGQTVHRETLQQDIYSWQDDPGSNTLEVHIHNLRRKLGKDRIKTVRGVGYRLESRS; from the coding sequence ATGAAACTGCTGATTGTTGAAGACGATTTACTGCTCCAGGAAGGTCTGGCACAAGCGTTGGGCAATGAAGGTTATGCGCTGGATTGCGCAGCAACCGCCGCCCAGGCCGACGCGTTGATAAAAAGCGGGGAATACAGCCTGATTATTCTTGATCTCGGCCTGCCCGACAAAGACGGGGCCACGCTGCTAAGCCAGTGGCGTCGCCGTGGCGTAAGCAATCCGGTACTGATTCTTACCGCTCGCGATGCGCTGGAAGACCGGGTTAAAGGCCTGGATTCGGGGGCCGATGACTATCTGGTTAAGCCTTTTGCGCTGGCAGAACTACAGGCACGCGCAAGAGCGTTGATTCGCCGCTATCAGGGCCAAAGTGATAACCTGATCCAGCATGACGACCTGACGCTAAACCTTCAGACGCAGCAGGTTCTGCTGCAGGATCAGCCGCTTGAAATCACGCCGAAAGAGTTTGCCCTGCTTACCCGATTAATGATGCGCATCGGGCAGACCGTGCATCGAGAAACCTTACAGCAGGATATTTATAGCTGGCAGGACGATCCTGGCTCGAACACCCTTGAAGTCCATATTCATAATCTTCGCCGCAAGCTAGGCAAGGATCGGATCAAAACCGTGCGGGGCGTTGGCTACCGTCTGGAGAGCCGTTCATGA